One part of the Edaphobacter acidisoli genome encodes these proteins:
- a CDS encoding OmpH family outer membrane protein — protein MNRNLVLISALSAGLMTAAAGVAQTAAPAVPSAPRPAAAEAAPQAVPAKIALIAFEQAVFATNEGQQAVQAVQKKYEPKKAEIDSLSKEVDSLKKELQSAPATMTDAQRQVKVKAIDAKEKSLTREAEEAQSSYNTDLQEAYGQVAQKVAVVAKKYASDNGFTMLMDVSSQASNIMWIGPNIDVTKAVVEAYNASAPLPAAVAPAPAHTAAPTTKK, from the coding sequence ATGAACCGCAATCTCGTACTCATCTCCGCCCTCAGCGCCGGCCTCATGACGGCCGCCGCTGGTGTGGCTCAGACCGCAGCGCCCGCCGTTCCCTCCGCGCCGCGGCCCGCAGCCGCAGAAGCAGCCCCGCAGGCTGTTCCTGCAAAGATCGCCTTGATCGCATTCGAGCAGGCCGTCTTCGCTACCAACGAAGGACAGCAGGCCGTTCAGGCCGTCCAGAAGAAGTACGAGCCGAAGAAGGCCGAGATCGACTCGCTCTCGAAGGAAGTTGACTCGCTCAAGAAAGAGCTTCAGAGCGCGCCCGCGACCATGACCGACGCTCAGCGTCAGGTTAAGGTCAAGGCGATCGACGCTAAGGAGAAGAGCCTGACCCGCGAAGCCGAAGAGGCTCAGTCTTCCTACAACACCGATCTCCAGGAGGCCTACGGCCAGGTCGCCCAGAAGGTCGCTGTCGTGGCAAAGAAGTACGCCTCCGACAACGGCTTCACCATGCTGATGGACGTCTCCAGCCAGGCCAGCAACATTATGTGGATTGGCCCCAACATCGACGTGACCAAGGCTGTGGTTGAGGCCTACAACGCCTCCGCGCCGCTGCCCGCCGCAGTCGCTCCTGCGCCCGCGCACACGGCCGCTCCGACCACCAAAAAATAG